In a single window of the Myxococcales bacterium genome:
- a CDS encoding ABC transporter ATP-binding protein, with protein MAEADPRWHMRVRGLTKSFGPKTVLERLDLDIERGKINVIIGASGAGKSVLIKHFMCLLRPDRGSVWVDGTDVFALTGKALSNFRRKFGLVFQFAALFDSLTVEENCAFPLREHTKLGRAEIKEIVRDRLTALGLDGFQGAYPGSLSGGQRKRVGLARALVLEPEILMFDEPTTGLDPLATRNVDDMILSVMERYKVTSVVISHDMASVFRIADRIAMLHERKILVAGTVDEIRASTIPYLYEFIRTSGVAAAHAAPEVAS; from the coding sequence ATGGCCGAGGCCGATCCGCGCTGGCACATGCGCGTGCGCGGGCTGACCAAGTCGTTCGGCCCCAAGACCGTGCTCGAGCGGCTCGATCTCGACATCGAGCGCGGCAAGATCAACGTCATCATCGGGGCGTCGGGCGCCGGCAAGAGCGTGCTGATCAAGCACTTCATGTGCCTGCTGCGCCCCGATCGCGGCTCGGTCTGGGTCGACGGCACCGACGTGTTCGCGTTGACCGGCAAGGCGCTGTCGAACTTCCGGCGCAAGTTCGGCCTGGTGTTCCAGTTCGCGGCGCTGTTCGACTCGCTCACGGTCGAGGAGAACTGCGCGTTCCCGCTGCGCGAGCACACCAAGCTCGGCCGGGCCGAGATCAAGGAGATCGTCCGCGACCGCCTGACCGCGCTCGGCCTCGACGGCTTCCAGGGCGCCTACCCGGGCTCGCTGTCGGGCGGCCAGCGCAAGCGGGTGGGGCTGGCCCGGGCGCTGGTGCTCGAGCCCGAGATCCTGATGTTCGACGAGCCGACCACCGGCCTCGATCCGCTGGCCACGCGCAACGTCGACGACATGATCCTGTCGGTCATGGAGCGGTATAAGGTGACCTCCGTGGTCATCTCGCACGACATGGCGTCGGTGTTCCGCATCGCGGATCGCATCGCCATGCTCCACGAGCGCAAGATCCTGGTGGCCGGCACCGTCGACGAGATCCGCGCGTCGACGATCCCCTACCTGTACGAGTTCATCCGCACCTCGGGCGTGGCGGCCGCGCACGCGGCGCCGGAGGTGGCGTCGTGA
- a CDS encoding MCE family protein: protein MRPVAAGVKVGLLVLALLAGSYTVWKSLGADPAGSDNITLWARFRDASGMPVGSKVVVAGLPVGEITSLQIDGRYAKVRFKIRADVPVWSSAVVFKKAASLLGDHYLEIDPGSAEGAAETGELAPATRLGNGDQIVKVVESTSPDALLRRLDQSLPNVDAVLLSVKDLSEDMRRLVNGPIASVANRVDDLVQREAQTVKDILDRADRAVGRIDQIAADIRSMSGGADERVKAILANLEEASAEARALVASAKDEVALTGDKVREKLDLVDQVLASTASITAKIDEDRGTLGRLVNDPTIADNVEEITEDAKGFLGTLFKMQTYVGLRSEYNVFAGMARHYIAVELHTRPDKYYLIEIERGPRGGYPDTQLVFDPAAGSDQWVRTTTIDDGFRFTFQFAKRFDWMTLRYGIKESSGGVGVDADVRWWGRGLHMSVDVFDASFDQFPRVKLAAAFELLRGVYILGGMDDVLNPADTLTVRTGASDVPAQFEEYHFGRDVFVGGMIRFNDHDLAALLAIGGGALSGISKK, encoded by the coding sequence GTGAGGCCGGTCGCCGCCGGCGTCAAGGTCGGGCTGCTGGTGCTCGCGCTCCTGGCCGGCTCGTACACCGTCTGGAAGAGCCTGGGCGCCGATCCCGCCGGCTCGGACAACATCACGCTGTGGGCGCGGTTCCGCGACGCCTCGGGCATGCCGGTCGGCTCGAAGGTCGTCGTCGCCGGCCTGCCGGTCGGCGAGATCACGAGCCTGCAGATCGACGGCCGCTACGCCAAGGTCCGCTTCAAGATCCGCGCGGACGTGCCGGTGTGGTCGAGCGCGGTCGTGTTCAAGAAGGCCGCGTCGCTGCTCGGCGACCACTACCTCGAGATCGATCCCGGCAGCGCCGAGGGCGCGGCCGAGACCGGCGAGCTGGCGCCGGCGACCCGGCTCGGCAACGGCGACCAGATCGTCAAGGTCGTCGAGTCGACCTCGCCCGACGCGCTCCTGCGCCGCCTCGATCAGAGCCTGCCCAACGTCGACGCGGTGCTGCTGTCGGTCAAGGATCTGTCCGAGGACATGCGCCGCCTGGTCAACGGCCCGATCGCGTCGGTGGCCAACCGGGTCGACGACCTGGTCCAGCGCGAGGCGCAGACCGTCAAGGACATCCTCGACCGCGCCGACCGCGCGGTCGGGCGCATCGACCAGATCGCCGCCGACATCCGGTCGATGTCGGGCGGCGCCGATGAGCGGGTCAAGGCGATCCTGGCCAACCTCGAGGAGGCCTCGGCCGAGGCCCGGGCGCTGGTGGCCTCGGCCAAGGACGAGGTCGCGCTGACCGGCGACAAGGTGCGCGAGAAGCTCGACCTGGTCGATCAGGTGCTCGCCAGCACCGCCAGCATCACCGCCAAGATCGACGAGGACCGCGGCACGCTCGGGCGCCTGGTCAACGACCCCACGATCGCCGACAACGTCGAGGAGATCACCGAGGACGCCAAGGGCTTCCTCGGCACGCTCTTCAAGATGCAGACCTACGTCGGCCTACGCAGCGAGTACAACGTCTTCGCCGGCATGGCCCGGCACTACATCGCGGTCGAGCTGCACACGCGCCCGGACAAGTACTACCTGATCGAGATCGAGCGCGGCCCGCGCGGCGGCTACCCCGACACCCAGCTGGTGTTCGATCCCGCGGCCGGTTCCGACCAGTGGGTCCGGACGACCACGATCGACGACGGCTTCCGGTTCACGTTCCAGTTCGCCAAGCGCTTCGACTGGATGACCCTGCGCTACGGCATCAAGGAGTCGAGCGGCGGCGTCGGCGTCGACGCCGACGTCCGCTGGTGGGGCCGCGGCCTGCACATGTCGGTCGACGTGTTCGACGCGTCGTTCGATCAGTTCCCGCGGGTCAAGCTGGCCGCGGCGTTCGAGCTGTTGCGGGGCGTCTACATCCTCGGCGGCATGGACGACGTGCTCAACCCGGCCGACACCCTGACGGTGCGCACCGGCGCCAGCGACGTGCCGGCGCAGTTCGAGGAGTACCACTTCGGCCGCGACGTCTTCGTCGGCGGCATGATCCGGTTCAACGACCACGACCTCGCGGCGCTGCTCGCGATCGGCGGCGGCGCGCTGTCGGGCATCTCGAAGAAGTGA
- a CDS encoding glycoside hydrolase family 1 protein — protein MPRPRLPLVVAALSVLVLACGDDGTAPPPAPITYPAMGPLTGATGAGTFRFGAASAATQIEDVNPNTDWYLWTRPVAEGGMGKGREFVGDAVGGYTRALADVALVADTHLDSYRFSIEWARVEPTRDVWDEAAFAHYDAVLDALVARGIRPMLTVHHFSNPVWVADPRDPSCANNPVPGQPTDTNLCGLGGAGGPEVIAEMAELAGELARRYGDRVDEWGTLNEPVNYLLAAYGIGTFPPGRFTITSLFADFVPIVRDYLAAHAAMYDAIKAADTTDADGDGVAAAVGLTLSVADWRAAGNNQLSTDPRDEAARAKVEYLYHYLAIDALRSGSFDTDFDGTGDEAHPDWRGKLDWLGVQYYFRTGVTGQSQAIRELGLSPCFGMFDFGSCLPPGDVSWCVPTMGYEFYAPGIHDVLVAMAARYPDLPLVVSESGIATDVGARRAENIVRVLEQIERARAEGVDVRGFYYWSLYDNFEWAEGFRPHFGLYAVDRATFARTPTEGATVLGAIAGARALTTAQRQQYGGDGPMTAEPGVAGAVDTCGALYPP, from the coding sequence ATGCCTCGCCCTCGCCTGCCGCTCGTCGTCGCTGCCCTGTCCGTGCTCGTGCTGGCCTGCGGCGACGACGGCACGGCGCCGCCGCCCGCACCGATCACCTACCCCGCCATGGGCCCGCTGACCGGCGCGACCGGCGCCGGGACATTCCGCTTCGGCGCCGCGAGCGCCGCCACGCAGATCGAGGACGTCAACCCCAACACCGACTGGTACCTGTGGACCCGGCCCGTGGCCGAGGGCGGCATGGGCAAGGGCCGCGAGTTCGTCGGTGACGCCGTCGGCGGCTACACCCGCGCGCTCGCCGACGTCGCGCTGGTCGCCGACACCCACCTCGACAGCTACCGGTTCAGCATCGAGTGGGCCCGGGTCGAGCCGACCCGCGACGTCTGGGACGAGGCCGCGTTCGCGCACTACGACGCGGTCCTCGACGCGCTGGTCGCGCGCGGCATCCGGCCGATGCTCACGGTCCATCACTTCTCGAACCCGGTGTGGGTCGCCGATCCGCGCGATCCCAGCTGCGCGAACAACCCGGTGCCGGGCCAGCCGACCGACACCAACCTGTGCGGCCTCGGCGGCGCCGGCGGCCCCGAGGTCATCGCCGAGATGGCCGAGCTCGCCGGCGAGCTGGCGCGTCGCTACGGCGACCGCGTCGACGAGTGGGGCACGCTCAACGAGCCCGTCAACTACCTGCTGGCCGCGTACGGCATCGGCACGTTCCCGCCGGGCCGCTTCACGATCACGTCGCTGTTCGCCGACTTCGTCCCGATCGTCCGCGACTACCTCGCCGCCCACGCCGCGATGTACGACGCGATCAAGGCCGCGGACACCACCGACGCCGACGGCGACGGCGTCGCCGCGGCGGTCGGCCTGACCCTGTCGGTGGCCGACTGGCGGGCCGCCGGCAACAACCAGCTGTCGACCGATCCCCGCGACGAGGCCGCCCGCGCCAAGGTCGAGTACCTCTACCACTACCTCGCGATCGACGCGCTCCGCTCCGGCAGCTTCGACACCGACTTCGACGGCACCGGCGACGAGGCCCACCCCGACTGGCGCGGCAAGCTCGACTGGCTGGGCGTGCAGTACTACTTCCGCACCGGCGTCACCGGCCAGTCGCAGGCGATCCGCGAGCTCGGCCTGTCGCCGTGCTTCGGCATGTTCGACTTCGGCAGCTGCCTGCCGCCCGGCGACGTCAGCTGGTGCGTGCCGACGATGGGCTACGAGTTCTACGCGCCCGGCATCCACGACGTGCTGGTCGCGATGGCCGCGCGCTACCCCGACCTGCCGCTGGTGGTCTCGGAGTCGGGCATCGCCACCGACGTCGGCGCGCGCCGCGCCGAGAACATCGTGCGCGTGCTCGAGCAGATCGAGCGGGCCCGGGCCGAGGGCGTCGACGTGCGCGGCTTCTACTACTGGAGCCTCTACGACAACTTCGAGTGGGCCGAGGGCTTCCGGCCGCACTTCGGCCTGTACGCGGTCGACCGCGCCACGTTCGCGCGCACGCCGACCGAGGGCGCGACCGTGCTGGGCGCGATCGCCGGCGCGCGCGCGCTGACCACCGCGCAGCGCCAGCAGTACGGCGGCGACGGCCCGATGACCGCCGAGCCTGGCGTGGCCGGCGCGGTCGACACCTGCGGCGCGCTGTACCCGCCCTGA
- a CDS encoding DUF177 domain-containing protein — protein MRAPAIANPYHVAIRELPLTRRLDVAQAFVAAAVAGMPLREALGDDHGSVVDGGEVEVELTFDDNTVFVRGSVRGTIAIACSRCVTPVAVTFDERVQVTYVPAADLAPADGAAIDDDDDEDGVELASDELDVYPYEGDIVDLTPLVREQFVLAVPYAPLCREDCQGLCPQCGTDKNLAPCSCIRPADPRFAALAGVKLPS, from the coding sequence GTGCGCGCCCCTGCCATCGCCAACCCGTACCACGTCGCCATCCGCGAGCTGCCGCTCACCCGTCGGCTCGACGTGGCGCAGGCGTTCGTGGCCGCGGCGGTCGCGGGCATGCCGCTGCGCGAGGCGCTCGGCGACGATCACGGCTCGGTCGTCGACGGCGGTGAGGTCGAGGTCGAGCTCACGTTCGACGACAACACGGTGTTCGTCCGGGGCTCGGTCCGCGGCACGATCGCGATCGCCTGCAGCCGCTGCGTCACCCCGGTCGCGGTCACCTTCGACGAGCGCGTCCAGGTCACCTACGTCCCCGCCGCCGACCTGGCGCCGGCCGACGGCGCGGCGATCGACGACGACGACGACGAGGACGGCGTCGAGCTGGCCTCCGACGAGCTCGACGTCTACCCGTACGAGGGCGACATCGTCGACCTGACCCCGCTGGTGCGCGAGCAGTTCGTGCTCGCGGTGCCGTACGCGCCGCTGTGCCGCGAGGACTGCCAGGGCCTGTGCCCGCAGTGCGGCACCGACAAGAACCTGGCGCCCTGTTCCTGTATCCGCCCTGCCGATCCGCGGTTCGCCGCGCTGGCGGGGGTGAAGCTCCCGTCGTAG
- the rpmF gene encoding 50S ribosomal protein L32, with protein sequence MALQKRRRGPARTGHQRSAWMKKSGENRPAVNACPNCEAPRIPHRVCMACGFYDGQQVIAGTSTDAGE encoded by the coding sequence ATGGCCCTTCAGAAGCGTCGCCGCGGTCCCGCCCGTACTGGTCATCAGCGTTCTGCCTGGATGAAGAAGTCCGGGGAGAACCGGCCTGCCGTCAACGCCTGCCCCAACTGCGAGGCGCCGCGCATCCCCCACCGGGTGTGCATGGCGTGCGGTTTCTACGACGGCCAGCAGGTCATCGCCGGCACGTCGACCGACGCCGGCGAGTGA